The following nucleotide sequence is from uncultured Draconibacterium sp..
TACTGCTTTCAGCACAACATACGAGATAAAACCAAACGATAAACCAATGGAAATACTGTATGTTAAAGGCATAAGAATTATGGTAAGAAATGCAGGTATCGCCTCCGAGAAATCAGCAAAGTTAATCTGCTTAATATTCTTGAACATGTAAACTCCGACAATTACAAGTGCCGGAGCAGTTGCATAACCGGGAACAATACCGATCAGCGGAGCAAAAAACAATGCAAGGAAAAATAACGCTGCAGTTATAACCGAAGCAAAACCTGTTTTGGCACCATTTGCAATTCCGGATGCTGATTCGATGTAGGTTGTTGTTGTACTTGTTCCTAACAACGATCCTGCAACAGTTGCTACAGCATCAGCTTCCAGAATACGATCTACATTTTCCACTTTTCCGTCTTTGTCAACAAAACCGGCTTCGTACGAACAGGCAACAATTGTTCCTACCGAATCGAAAAGGTCGACAAACATAAACGAGAAAACTGCACCCATTAATCCAAAACTAAGCGCCGATAAGATATCTAATTTTAACATTACCGGACTCATTGATGGAGGCAACGAAACAAATGCTTCGGGAGCATGAACCTCACCTGCAATAACAGCAATTATGGTGGTAATAATAATTCCGTAGAAAATACCACCGCGTACTTTTTTCACCTCAAGAATAGCCGTAATAATTAAACCGGCCAAACCAATTAACAAGGTTGGAGTAAACTCGCCAAGGCCCACAAAAGTTGATGGATTGGCAACAACCAGTCCCATATTTTTAAAACCAATAAACGAGATAAATAATCCAATACCGGCTCCGGTTGCCAAACGCAATGCCAACGGAATAGTATGAATAATTTTGGTGCGAATACCGGTCACTGTTAGCGCTAAAAATATTACCCCCGAGATAAACACAACTCCAAGTGCTGTTTGCCATTCAACGCCGGCCCCCAAAACAAGCGTGTAGGTAAAAAAGGCATTCAATCCCATTCCCGGTGCCATTGCATATGGTACTTTTGCCCAAATACCGGCCAAAAGAGTACCAACCAGAGAAGCTACAATTGTAACTGTAATAAGAGCATTTCTATCCATTCCTGCATCGCCCAAAATCGATGGGTTTACAAAAATGATGTACGCCATGGTAAGAAACGTGGTGGCTCCACCAATAATTTCTTTTTTAAAAGATGAACCACGACCGCTGATATTAAAAAACTTATCGATCATAAATTCAGGTTTTAGAATGTATATTTAACAGCCAAGGTAGGTTTTACAGCAAATTCATCGCCTACAAAATTATTGCTAAGTTCTATTTCTGTACCAAACGAAAAGTTTTTACAAGGGTTGTACCACAATTGTGGCTCGGCTAAGAAACGATAATCAGTTCCCCAAAACATTTCTTCTTTCCAGAAATCGGCAAAACCGGTAAAGGTTACTTTGCCTTCTGCCATTTGCACAGTCCAAACAGCGGTTAACTGAAAAGCTGCATCTTCTTTATCTTTAATGTATTTGTAGTTCGCTTGTAAAGTCAGAATTTTAGAAAAATCGGCTGAAGCCCAGGTACGTTCTACACCGGCCAGCCAGCAGTTCTCGATTGGAACCCAGGGCGCTTCTGCAGGTGCCAGTTTCATTGTTCCGCCGTTGTATTCAACACGAGGCATAAATTTCTGGGTTTCGTTCCACTTAAAAGCACGTGCAATTTCCCAGTATGCTAATGATATTCCATTATCAATACCGGTTCCTTCGGCGCCGTAATCCATATCAACAAAAAAGAATGTTGATCCGTAAGCATCCGGACGAAACATTTCAACTGTGGTAGTTAGCATTTTCCGACCCTCTCCGAAATCGTAATGCAACTGTACATTTTGGGCTTTAACAGAAAAAACAAATGCAACAAATGCCATTGCAAGTAGTAATTTTTTCATAGTGTATAAATTAAAAGAATTGATATTTAATGGCTGCAAAAATAGGAATTCTTTCGACTTTGAAAAACATGATACATTGCTAACCACCTCAGTATTGAACGGTTATAAATAACGGCTATAAATAAAGAACCCCGGTTAGAACAACCGGGGCATTTCATTGAAATCGGGAAGATAAAAAATAAGGGTCTTATACTATATATATTCCGTAAAAGC
It contains:
- a CDS encoding DUF5020 family protein, coding for MKKLLLAMAFVAFVFSVKAQNVQLHYDFGEGRKMLTTTVEMFRPDAYGSTFFFVDMDYGAEGTGIDNGISLAYWEIARAFKWNETQKFMPRVEYNGGTMKLAPAEAPWVPIENCWLAGVERTWASADFSKILTLQANYKYIKDKEDAAFQLTAVWTVQMAEGKVTFTGFADFWKEEMFWGTDYRFLAEPQLWYNPCKNFSFGTEIELSNNFVGDEFAVKPTLAVKYTF
- a CDS encoding NCS2 family permease, whose translation is MIDKFFNISGRGSSFKKEIIGGATTFLTMAYIIFVNPSILGDAGMDRNALITVTIVASLVGTLLAGIWAKVPYAMAPGMGLNAFFTYTLVLGAGVEWQTALGVVFISGVIFLALTVTGIRTKIIHTIPLALRLATGAGIGLFISFIGFKNMGLVVANPSTFVGLGEFTPTLLIGLAGLIITAILEVKKVRGGIFYGIIITTIIAVIAGEVHAPEAFVSLPPSMSPVMLKLDILSALSFGLMGAVFSFMFVDLFDSVGTIVACSYEAGFVDKDGKVENVDRILEADAVATVAGSLLGTSTTTTYIESASGIANGAKTGFASVITAALFFLALFFAPLIGIVPGYATAPALVIVGVYMFKNIKQINFADFSEAIPAFLTIILMPLTYSISIGLSFGFISYVVLKAVAGKYSEISWLMWVIAVLSVINLWFGV